The Trypanosoma brucei brucei TREU927 chromosome 4, complete sequence genomic sequence caacaaaaaaaaacgcatcAACAACTGGGAAATTTCCTGATTGCGGCTTGCACAAAATCATGTATTGAATTTCAGTTCCAGCTACAATTGGAACATCCTCAGGAACCACAATCGAAGGACCAATGAGTCTTGGTTCTTGCAGCACCTGCAGCACACTTTGTGGAATTTGATCCTCAGAAAGTGAGAGGCCCCGTAACTCCTTTGCCAGCTCAATTAGTGCATCCTCATGTGACAATACTTCAATGCCACTCTGCTTGAAACGATAAGCAGCAAGGGTACGGTTAGACAGCAGTTCAGATACTAAAGCAGACTTTTCCTGTATAAAAGGTTTCAGTCGATCTGAAATAGCTTCCCCCGTGCAAGATGAAAGTGGCTTGCAGCGATACGTATCACACAGGAGAAAATCCTCTTCCTTCACTCGAACAACCATCACCAACTTGTGTGATGCTTCATGTGTTTCCCAAAAGGCTCGGTTTCGAATAACGGAACGAAAATACTCAGTATCTCCACGTTCAAGTTTCAAAATAGTATTTTGCATTGCTTGAGCACGCTTTTCGTACGAACGTAAATCAACAATGTGACAAAGCAGTGGACCAACGATACGAATGCGAGCTTGAATTTCTTGCCATTCTCTTTCAATTTTCTCTTTCGCATCTGAAGGACTCCACTTGTAAGCAGGAGCAATTTTCCCCCACCTCGATATGTGTATGGCTTCCAAATCCTTCAATGTGTCACAGTTTATGTAAATATGTGTGGCGCCGTTTTGCTTGGACCATTCATGGAATTGTCTGGCGTCTGGAAAACTCAAAGCAATACCGGAAAAATCAACAGGTGGTTTCACTGGAGCATGATGGTCCTTGTCCACGACGAATATAAGGTATCCCTTGATATCCTCTGCGCCACATGAATCTCTGACTATATGGTCAATATATGTTGAAGCTTGCTCATAATTACTGTAAAACGTAACATATCCTGCTCGACCGCCTTTGGGTTTATGAAACACATACGCCTTACCCCTCACAACGTATATGATAATCTGAAGTTGACTCGATTCATAATGCAGTAGTTTGTATAACAGAAAGGGTGCTGTGGAAAACGATTTACCAATACCAGGTGTACCAATAAGAACATGAAACATCGGGTTGACAGTCACTTCACCCATAAGCCACTTGTTAAGCCGTTCCTCAACCTTATGCCACACCCTCAGTGTTTCCCTGCGGATATAAACATCACTTTTAAAAACATACTCCACACCCTTCTTGTGATTGATATCATaatctttttcttgtggTTGGAAAGACGTGTATGGCCAACCCACTTGAGATGTGAGCACAGCAATCTCCAAGTTACCGTGACGAGGAAGAGGTTCGTTCATAGTTTCCAGAGTGTGACTGACAtcaacctcctccttcgtCCACATGCGCGGTGGCCTTCCATCGAACACTTTCATTCCAAGTGGCTCTTCATTATAACCCGACATTACATAGCTCCACGTCGCATTATAAATGTAATCGTATAATTTCTCTTCGAGAGACTTGCCCTTTCCGGTTTCTGATGGGTTCTCGTTTTCTCGGCTGGCTTGTCTCTTCATTGGGCGGTACGCACCATTCAACCATCCATTTAAAATATTCCGAGTATCTCCTACACTACCGCCGTTCTGATTCATTTCACTGTCCGAATAATAGCCTTAAttgagtgtgttgtgttatttcctttctttgtaacataaattaaaaaaagagattaaaAATAGGGGAATATAAAAAGATACACTTCTAAACCAAATTACAATCAATGAATATTAGGAATTAATATGGAAGATGAAAACTATT encodes the following:
- a CDS encoding retrotransposon hot spot (RHS) protein, putative (RHS1, chimeric gene between RHS5 (N-terminal) and RHS1 (C-terminal): pers. comm. Frederic Bringaud, CNRS/BordeauxII University.), which codes for MNQNGGSVGDTRNILNGWLNGAYRPMKRQASRENENPSETGKGKSLEEKLYDYIYNATWSYVMSGYNEEPLGMKVFDGRPPRMWTKEEVDVSHTLETMNEPLPRHGNLEIAVLTSQVGWPYTSFQPQEKDYDINHKKGVEYVFKSDVYIRRETLRVWHKVEERLNKWLMGEVTVNPMFHVLIGTPGIGKSFSTAPFLLYKLLHYESSQLQIIIYVVRGKAYVFHKPKGGRAGYVTFYSNYEQASTYIDHIVRDSCGAEDIKGYLIFVVDKDHHAPVKPPVDFSGIALSFPDARQFHEWSKQNGATHIYINCDTLKDLEAIHISRWGKIAPAYKWSPSDAKEKIEREWQEIQARIRIVGPLLCHIVDLRSYEKRAQAMQNTILKLERGDTEYFRSVIRNRAFWETHEASHKLVMVVRVKEEDFLLCDTYRCKPLSSCTGEAISDRLKPFIQEKSALVSELLSNRTLAAYRFKQSGIEVLSHEDALIELAKELRGLSLSEDQIPQSVLQVLQEPRLIGPSIVVPEDVPIVAGTEIQYMILCKPQSGNFPVVDAFFFVENQKTFVGLQFTISDKQYCSTSGLFKMKKYLRSYFKHWDNFSNDMVWEIIYVQRVDSEKITKPQCCEGTIEGEGQNNKVEERFWREKVRQFSVSLSNHITALYVELQVRGNNNNGVNNRGGNNA